From one Anguilla rostrata isolate EN2019 chromosome 12, ASM1855537v3, whole genome shotgun sequence genomic stretch:
- the LOC135236391 gene encoding olfactory receptor 52K2-like, with protein sequence MENGSVVTSFILKAYTELEDHRYVYFTGFLLSFILMILTNIILIIVIYIETSLHEPMYFFVCNLAVNGIYGTISLLPSVLGNLMSQTYEISLAACLLQIFCIHTYAAVEFTTLAVMGYDRYVAICHPLHYHQLMSHRKVCIFIAFSWICPWTVFGLYFMLTAQRTFCDRIIEKVYCPNFAVVKLSCFDTSFQSKVGFVVTVLLMVPHLLMILFSYAQILRICLSASKESQAKAIQTCTPHLLAVINYAVGCFFEIISSRFNMSHVPYKARIFLSLYFLIFPPLLNPVIYGISIQAIRVQIFKLFITCKNKLFTL encoded by the coding sequence ATGGAGAATGGATCAgtggtgacgtcattcatattgAAGGCATACACTGAACTGGAAGACCATAGATATGTATACTTCACAGGTTTCCTGTTATCGTTCATCCTTATGATATTAACAAATATAATTCTTATTATAGTAATTTACATTGAAACCAGTCTCCATGAAcccatgtatttttttgtgtgtaactTAGCAGTGAACGGAATTTATGGCACTATATCTTTATTACCATCAGTACTGGGTAATTTAATGTCTCAAACTTATGAAATATCTCTGGCTGCTTGTCTTTTACAGATCTtttgtatacacacatatgctgCAGTTGAATTTACTACTTTAGCTGTGATGGGTTATGACCGGTATGTTGCCATTTGTCATCCATTACACTATCACCAATTAATGTCTCATAGAAAAGTGTgcatatttattgcattttcctGGATTTGTCCTTGGACTGTTTTTGGACTGTATTTCATGTTAACTGCACAGCGTACATTTTGTGATAGAATCATAGAAAAGGTGTATTGTCCAAATTTTGCTGTAGTCAAACTGTCTTGTTTTGATACTTCTTTTCAGAGCAAAGTTGGCTTTGTTGTAACTGTGTTGTTAATGGTTCCACACCTGCTCATGATACTATTTTCATATGCACAAATACTCAGAATCTGCCTGTCTGCTTCTAAGGAATCTCAGGCCAAAGCTATTCAAACATGCACCCCACACTTACTGGCTGTGATTAACTATGCAGTAGGATgcttttttgaaattatttcaagtCGTTTCAACATGAGTCATGTACCATATAAAGCTCGCATATTCCTGTCCCTTTACTTTCTGATATTTCCCCCATTGCTTAATCCTGTAATTTATGGAATTAGCATTCAAGCCATCAGAGTTCAGATTTTCAAACTGTTCATTACTTGTAAAAATAAGTTATTTACACTGTAG
- the LOC135236889 gene encoding olfactory receptor 51E1-like: protein MENGSVVTSFILKAYTELEDHRYVYFTGFLLLFILMVLTNVILIIVIYTEKGLHEPMYFFMCNLAVNGIYGTISLLPSVLGYLTSHSYEISLTACLLQIYCIHTYATVEFSILAVMGYDRFVAICHPLHYHQLMSHRKVCTFIAVSWIYPCIVFGLYFILTTQRTFCDRIIERVYCISFELLKLSCLEISTQTNVGFVVTIFLIVPQLLMILFSYAQILRICLFASKESQTKAIQTCTPHLLSVINYSVGCLFELISNYLKFSHFNTAQVPYKARIFLFLYFLIIPPLFNPVIYGVSITAIRAQILKLFTTKNKLNPPQVRMK, encoded by the coding sequence ATGGAGAATGGATCAgtggtgacgtcattcatattgAAGGCATACACTGAACTGGAAGACCATAGATATGTATACTTCACAGGTTTCCTGTTATTGTTCATCCTTATGGTATTAACCAATGTAATTCTTATTATAGTAATTTACACTGAGAAAGGTCTCCATGAACCCATGTACTTTTTTATGTGTAATTTAGCAGTGAATGGAATTTATGGCACTATATCTCTATTACCATCAGTCCTCGGTTATTTAACATCTCATTCTTATGAAATATCTCTGACTGCTTGCCTTTTACAGATCTattgtatacacacatatgctaCAGTTGAATTTAGTATTTTAGCAGTGATGGGCTATGACCGATTTGTTGCCATTTGTCATCCATTACACTATCACCAATTAATGTCTCATAGAAAAGTGTGCACCTTTATTGCAGTGTCCTGGATTTATCCTTGTATTGTTTTTGGACTTTACTTTATATTAACTACACAGCGTACTTTTTGTGACAGGATCATAGAAAGAGTGTATTGTATTAGCTTTGAATTACTCAAACTGTCCTGTCTTGAAATCTCTACTCAGACCAATGTTGGCTTTGTTgtaactatttttttaattgttccaCAGCTGCTCATGATATTATTTTCCTATGCACAAATCCTCAGAATCTGCCTGTTTGCTTCTAAGGAATCTCAGACCAAAGCTATTCAAACATGCACCCCACACTTACTGTCTGTGATAAACTATTCAGTAGGATGCTTATTTGAACTTATTTCAAATTATCTgaaattcagtcatttcaacaCAGCTCAAGTACCATATAAAGCTCGCATATTCTTATTCCTTTACTTCCTGATCATTCCCCCATTGTTTAACCCTGTCATTTATGGAGTTAGCATTACAGCCATAAGAGCTCAGATTTTAAAACTCTTCACCACTAAAAATAAGTTAAATCCACCGCAGGTGAGGATGAAGTAG